The window TTAGTCACCTAGCTAATAATCCTAATTTTGAGTTTATAGAACACGATGTAACCGAGTTTATTAAAATTGAAGGAGACTTACATTATATTTTACATTTTGCCTCACCAGCAAGCCCAATAGACTATTTAAAAATTCCAATTCAAACCTTAAAAGTAGGTTCTTTAGGTACACATAACTTGTTAGGGTTGGCTAAGGCTAAAAATGCTAGATTATTAATAGCATCTACATCTGAAGTTTATGGAGATCCACTAGTGCATCCACAAACCGAAGATTACTATGGTAATGTTAATACCATTGGTCCTAGAGGAGTTTATGATGAAGCGAAACGTTTTCAAGAATCTATAACCATGGCTTACCATAGGTTTCATGGTCTAGAAACACGTATAGTTCGTATATTTAACACCTATGGTCCAAGAATGAGACTAAATGACGGAAGAGTTATTCCTGCATTTATGGGACAAGCACTTCGAGGAGAAGATTTAACGGTATTTGGTGATGGTAAACAAACCAGATCTTTTTGCTATGTAGATGATCAAGTAGATGGTATTTTTAAATTAATGTTTAGTGACTATGCAAACCCCGTTAATATTGGTAATCCAAACGAAATTACCATTGGAGATTTTGCCGAAGAGATTATTAAACTTACAAATACCAATCAAAAAGTAATTTATAAAGAATTACCTGTAGATGATCCGTTGCAGAGACAACCAGATATTACATTAGCAAGAAAGTTACTCGGTTGGGAGCCTAAAGTGGAACGCGAAGAAGGTATGCTTAAAACTTTTAATTACTTTAAGTCTTTGTCAGATGAAGACTTATATAAAAGCGAGCATAAAGATTTTTCTAAACATATAAAAAAATAAATTGAACACATTTAACCAAGGGAGATATTCTGTCTATTTAAGACCTATATCGTATATAATTGATTTAATTATTATAAATAGTTTAGCAATACTTTATTTTTTTAAAAGTGTTGAACCTGTTTCTTTTGTTGTTATAATTTCAATATCCTGGATTATTATCTCTACACTATCTAAATTTTATGGTGTTTTTAGGTATACAAGAGAAGTCGTTATCATGACACTTATTTTTAGGCAAATGGCACTTTTCACCTTAGTTGTGTTTGCTTATTCCGGATTTCATTATGATTTAGACATACTGCCAAAAACTATTTTTAAATATATTGGTAGCGTATTTGTCCTGGTAACTGTATTTAAATTCACCTTGTATTACTTATTACAGAGATATAGAGTTTCTTTTGGTGGTAATTATAGAGTTACTGCTATTTTAGGTAAAAACAAGCAAACGCATGCATTAGAAAAGTTTTTTAATGACAAACCAGAATATGGGTATTCACACACCAAAACTTTTAATTTTAAAAACCTTACAGACGAAGGGCTGCAAGATTGTTTTAAGTTCTTACAAGAAGAAAATGTAGACGAGATTTACTGTTCTTTATCACAGCTTTCTAATAGTCAGCTGAGTAAGGTTATCGATTTTGCAGATAATAATCTTAAAATCTTAAAGTTTTTACCAGACAATAAAGATATATATTCCAAAAAATTAAAATACGAATACTACAATTACACACCAATTTTATCCTTTCGTAATATACCTTTAGAAGATTCTGTAAATCAGTTTTTTAAGAGAGTATTTGATATTGTGTTTTCATCTGCTGTAATTATTTTACTTCTTTCTTGGTTAA is drawn from Lacinutrix sp. WUR7 and contains these coding sequences:
- a CDS encoding exopolysaccharide biosynthesis polyprenyl glycosylphosphotransferase, producing the protein MNTFNQGRYSVYLRPISYIIDLIIINSLAILYFFKSVEPVSFVVIISISWIIISTLSKFYGVFRYTREVVIMTLIFRQMALFTLVVFAYSGFHYDLDILPKTIFKYIGSVFVLVTVFKFTLYYLLQRYRVSFGGNYRVTAILGKNKQTHALEKFFNDKPEYGYSHTKTFNFKNLTDEGLQDCFKFLQEENVDEIYCSLSQLSNSQLSKVIDFADNNLKILKFLPDNKDIYSKKLKYEYYNYTPILSFRNIPLEDSVNQFFKRVFDIVFSSAVIILLLSWLTPIIAILIIIESRGPIFFKQSRNGFNYKEFDCYKFRSMTPNKDANLNQATRGDQRVTKIGKFIRKTSIDELPQFFNVLFGDMSVVGPRPHMVSHTNMYAKRIDKFMVRHFVKPGITGLAQVSGFRGEIETDKDIINRVKLDIFYIENWSLLLDVKIVTQTFMNVVNGEDKAY
- a CDS encoding UDP-glucuronic acid decarboxylase family protein, with the protein product MKKVLITGAAGFLGSHLCDKFIHEGFYVIGMDNFITGDKKNISHLANNPNFEFIEHDVTEFIKIEGDLHYILHFASPASPIDYLKIPIQTLKVGSLGTHNLLGLAKAKNARLLIASTSEVYGDPLVHPQTEDYYGNVNTIGPRGVYDEAKRFQESITMAYHRFHGLETRIVRIFNTYGPRMRLNDGRVIPAFMGQALRGEDLTVFGDGKQTRSFCYVDDQVDGIFKLMFSDYANPVNIGNPNEITIGDFAEEIIKLTNTNQKVIYKELPVDDPLQRQPDITLARKLLGWEPKVEREEGMLKTFNYFKSLSDEDLYKSEHKDFSKHIKK